A genomic region of Solanum dulcamara chromosome 2, daSolDulc1.2, whole genome shotgun sequence contains the following coding sequences:
- the LOC129873977 gene encoding uncharacterized protein At1g66480-like, with protein MGNSLGGKKTTKVMKIDGQTMKFKTPIYANEVLKNYPSMVLLESEEVKHFGVRAKPLEPQQELKSKRLYFLVELPKFPEENNRSTRRVRSAIQMSAKDRLETLMLARRSASDLSIMKPASIVTEECSSYHNNNNNNNNNSTLNSGGPSQAHPTRLKLRLSKAEVEKLMMESKDENEVAEKIMKLCMNNNNGGSGPLMEQQNHNNGGVVKKGLKSREKRVGFLPITEGEIQLAVAAS; from the exons atggggAACAGTCTGGGaggaaaaaaaacaacaaaagtGATGAAAATCGATGGACAAACGATGAAATTCAAAACACCAATTTATGCAAACGAGGTTCTGAAAAATTATCCATCGATGGTATTATTAGAATCGGAAGAAGTAAAGCATTTCGGGGTTCGAGCAAAGCCATTAGAGCCTCAACAAGAGTTAAAGTCCAAAAGGCTTTATTTTCTCGTTGAATTGCCTAAATTCCCCGAAGAGAATAACAGAAGCACGAGGAGGGTCCGATCCGCCATCCAAATGAGCGCCAAGGATCGGCTCGAGACGCTAATGCTAGCAAGGAGATCCGCGTCTGACTTGTCAATCATGAAGCCTGCTAGTATTGTAACTGAAGAGTGCTCGTCTtatcataataataacaacaacaataataataactccACGCTCAATAGTGGTGGGCCGTCCCAGGCCCACCCTACGAGGCTGAAGTTGAGGTTGTCGAAAGCAGAGGTGGAGAAATTGATGATGGAGAGCAAAGATGAGAATGAAGTTGCTGAGAAAATTATGAAACTTTGCATGAATAACAACAATGGTGGAAGTGGTCCTTTGATGGAACAACAAAATCATAATAATGGAGGAGTAGTAAAGAAAGGACTCAAATCTAGAGAG AAACGAGTAGGATTCTTGCCAATAACAGAAGGGGAGATTCAATTAGCAGTGGCAGCTTCTTaa
- the LOC129879869 gene encoding uncharacterized protein At1g66480-like — MGNIILGRKKSTKVMKIDGETMKFRTPIYANEVLKNYPSLVLLESEEVKHFGIRAKPLEPQQELKPKRLYFLVELPKFPEDNKKSPKRARSAIQMSAKERLETLMLARRSVSDLSIMKPTSIMSTEERASGTLNRGGPSQAHPTTRVKLRLSKAEVEKLMMESKDESEVAEKIMRLCMNNNNGGSGPLMEQQSHNNGGIVTKGLKSREKRVGFLPITEGEIQLAVGAS, encoded by the exons ATGGGGAATATTATTCttggaagaaaaaagagtacaaagGTAATGAAAATCGATGGAGAAACGATGAAATTCAGAACCCCAATATATGCAAACGAGGTTCTGAAAAATTATCCATCGCTGGTATTATTAGAATCAGAAGAAGTGAAGCATTTTGGGATTCGAGCAAAGCCATTAGAACCCCAACAAGAGTTAAAGCCCAAAAGGCTTTATTTTCTTGTCGAATTACCCAAATTCCCCGAAGATAACAAAAAAAGCCCGAAGAGGGCCCGTTCGGCGATCCAAATGAGTGCAAAGGAGCGGCTCGAGACGTTAATGCTAGCAAGGAGATCCGTGTCTGACTTGTCAATAATGAAGCCTACTAGTATTATGAGTACTGAGGAGCGTGCTTCAGGCACGCTCAATAGGGGTGGGCCGTCCCAGGCCCATCCTACTACTAGAGTGAAGTTGAGGTTGTCAAAAGCGGAGGTGGAAAAATTGATGATGGAGAGCAAAGATGAGAGTGAGGTTGCTGAGAAAATTATGAGACTTTGCATGAATAACAACAATGGTGGAAGTGGTCCTTTGATGGAACAACAAAGTCATAATAATGGAGGAATAGTTACGAAAGGACTCAAATCACGAGAG AAACGTGTAGGGTTCTTGCCAATAACAGAAGGGGAGATTCAATTAGCAGTGGGAGCTTCTTAA
- the LOC129879872 gene encoding transcription factor MYB3-like, with translation MRKPCDNKEEMHKGAWSKQEDQKLIDYITKHGEGCWRNLPKAAGLLRCGKSCRLRWMNYLNPNLKRGNFSEEEDDLIIKLHALLGNRWSLISGRLQERTDNEVKNYWNSHLRRKLIKMGIDPKNNTISQYLHIKRLEFLQENSTRSENYGVISDAASSCANNDQQITSSLPDLNSLP, from the exons ATGAGAAAGCCTTGTGATAACAAAGAGGAAATGCATAAAGGAGCTTGGTCTAAACAAGAAGACCAAAAACTCATTGATTATATCACTAAACATGGTGAAGGTTGTTGGAGAAATTTACCTAAAGCTGCTG GTCTGCTTCGTTGTGGCAAAAGTTGCAGACTAAGATGGATGAATTATCTTAATCCAAATCTAAAAAGAGGAAATTTTTCTGAGGAAGAAGATGATCTCATCATCAAGCTTCATGCTCTCCTTGGCAACAG GTGGTCCTTAATATCAGGAAGATTGCAGGAAAGAACTGATAATGAAGTGAAGAACTATTGGAATTCCCATTTGAGAAGAAAACTTATAAAAATGGGAATTGATCCAAAAAATAATACGATTTCTCAATATCTTCATATAAAAAGACTTGAATTTCTCCAAGAAAATAGCACAAGATCAGAAAATTATGGAGTAATATCTGATGCTGCAAGTTCTTGTGCTAATAATGATCAACAAATTACAAGTTCATTACCAGATCTCAATTCACTTCCATAG
- the LOC129879870 gene encoding U-box domain-containing protein 11-like translates to MASGEATAAAGDHHINTPLRLLHEVSQISIAGFCGKFKKDCTDLARRVALLAHLLDELKDSNTLLDSSSSSFNSCFSDLSIALQAAKQLLLAANELDPKISSDVAVKKINFLFQCVTWKLEKALGNFPYDHFDISEEVQEQVELVRAQLRRATEKYGGPVNSNLLSRASSQPLDKEIDLLHSGNSGIGTLHIENIGYIDHEVRPKVGRVPRGSVRNRSSCSQIVQESERIGNSSKLSEVGDRRISEEDDSLFKSHEESKKSNCPVTPTEFLCPISLELMRDPVIVAATGQTYERSYIQQWIDGGHTTCPKTQQQLHNLTLTPNYALRNLISDWCAKNNIEKPTVFASGKIKKSDGSYRYVSGEIGAIEVIVRKLSSRSVEDCRAAVAEIRSLSKRSTDNRILIAEAGAIPVLVKLLTSEDRQIQENAVTAVLNLSIFDDNKRLIMLADAIPSIVQVLRAGSMEAKENAAATIFSLSLGDENKILIGASGAIPALIDLLLTGKTRGRKDATSALFNLCIYQGNKGRAVRAGIIPALLKMLTDSSNCMVDEPLTILSVLANHQEAKEAIARTSTIPVLIDLLRTGLSRSKENAASILLSLCKRDSENLACLYRLGAVIPLTEIAKSGTERAKRKATSLLEHLRKSQQHSTPS, encoded by the exons ATGGCCAGCGGAGAAGCCACGGCCGCTGCCGGAGACCACCATATTAACACCCCACTCCGGCTACTCCATGAGGTGTCACAGATCTCAATTGCTGGATTTTGTGGTaaattcaagaaagattgtACAGATTTAGCAAGAAGAGTTGCACTTTTGGCTCATTTGCTTGATGAGTTAAAAGACTCAAATACCCTTTTGgattcttcatcttcttcattcaATTCTTGCTTTTCTGATCTCTCAATTGCTCTTCAAGCTGCAAAGCAACTACTTTTAGCAGCTAATGAACTTGATCCCAAGATCTCCTCT GATGTCGCggtgaagaaaataaattttctgTTTCAATGTGTTACATGGAAATTGGAGAAAGCCCTTGGTAACTTCCCATATGATCATTTTGATATATCAGAAGAAGTACAAGAGCAG GTTGAATTGGTCAGAGCACAGTTGAGACGAGCCACAGAAAAGTATGGTGGCCCTGTAAATTCAAACTTATTATCTCGAGCATCGTCACAACCACTGGACAAGGAGATTGATCTACTCCATTCAGGGAATAGTGGAATTGGAACTTTACATATAGAAAATATTGGCTACATTGATCATGAAGTTAGGCCAAAAGTTGGACGTGTTCCTCGAGGTAGTGTTCGAAACAGAAGTTCTTGCAGTCAGATAGTTCAGGAGTCAGAAAGAATAGGAAATTCATCCAAATTGTCTGAGGTTGGTGATCGGCGGATTTCCGAGGAAGATGACTCTCTGTTTAAGAGTCATGAGGAGAGTAAAAAGTCCAACTGTCCTGTAACTCCTACAGAGTTTCTTTGCCCTATATCCCTTGAACTCATGAGGGATCCCGTTATTGTGGCTGCCACAGGACAG ACTTATGAGAGATCGTACATCCAACAATGGATAGATGGTGGCCACACAACATGCCCAAAAACTCAGCAACAACTCCACAATCTCACGCTTACCCCAAATTATGCTCTGCGAAATCTAATTAGCGATTGGTGTGCAAAGAACAATATAGAGAAGCCAACCGTATTTGCAAGtgggaaaataaagaaaagtgaTGGATCATATCGCTATGTTAGTGGGGAAATAGGAGCTATTGAGGTAATTGTCCGAAAGCTTTCAAGCAGGTCCGTGGAGGATTGCAGGGCTGCAGTAGCCGAGATCCGTTCACTTTCCAAAAGAAGCACAGACAACAGAATTTTGATTGCTGAAGCCGGAGCAATTCCGGTCCTAGTTAAGTTGTTGACATCTGAAGACAGgcaaatccaagaaaatgctgTCACCGCCGTTCTTAACCTTTCTATATTCGATGACAACAAAAGGCTTATAATGCTAGCTGATGCCATTCCTTCTATCGTTCAAGTTCTCAGAGCGGGTAGCATGGAGGCAAAAGAAAATGCAGCAGCAACCATTTTTAGTTTGTCGCTTGGAGACgagaataaaatattaataggcGCATCGGGAGCCATACCAGCTCTCATAGATTTGCTTCTGACAGGAAAGACCAGAGGAAGAAAAGACGCTACATCAGCGTTGTTTAATTTGTGCATATATCAAGGAAACAAGGGTCGAGCTGTTCGTGCAGGGATTATACCAGCACTGCTGAAAATGCTGACGGATTCAAGCAACTGCATGGTTGATGAACCTTTGACCATTCTTTCGGTCCTAGCTAACCACCAAGAGGCTAAGGAGGCCATAGCAAGAACTAGCACAATCCCAGTATTGATAGATCTTCTAAGGACGGGTCTATCTCGTAGTAAAGAGAACGCGGCTTCCATCTTACTCTCCTTGTGCAAGAGAGATTCCGAGAATCTTGCTTGCCTTTATAGGCTCGGTGCAGTTATACCTCTTACAGAGATCGCAAAGAGTGGGACGGAGAGGGCCAAGAGGAAGGCGACTTCATTGTTGGAGCACCTTAGAAAGTCTCAGCAACATAGCACGCCCAGTTAG
- the LOC129873989 gene encoding transcription factor MYB3-like, translating to MSKPCCDYNKDKTQEAWSKDDEDEIIYFSEEEEDLIIRFHALLGDRWSLIAERLSEHSDNEVKNYWNSHLKVKLTKMGIDPMNYRIHEYVHKKNLEFYSSKNKEFNADVSDAESSST from the exons ATGAGCAAGCCTTGTTGTGATTATAACAAGGATAAAACACAAGAAGCTTGGTCTAAAGATGATG AAGATGAGATTATCTATTTTtctgaggaagaagaagatctCATCATCAGGTTTCATGCCCTCCTTGGTGACAG ATGGTCACTTATAGCAGAAAGATTGTCAGAGCATAGTGATAATGAAGTGAAGAATTATTGGAACTCCCATTTGAAAGTAAAACTTACAAAAATGGGAATCGATCCAATGAATTATCGTATACATGAGTATGTTCATAAGAAAAACCTCGAATTTTATTcgtcaaaaaataaagaattcaaTGCAGATGTTTCTGATGCTGAAAGTTCCTCTACATAA